Proteins co-encoded in one Nostoc sp. MS1 genomic window:
- a CDS encoding alpha/beta fold hydrolase — MNQAEQLQDQYVKVGSVNIRYWQAGEKGSTVILLHGGGGYIELWKYNILELAKHHRVYAFDMVGAGRSDKPDAAHYTFDFMAQFTRDFMKVLEIPKANLIGTSAGGGVALTLTLNFPQLVERLILVGSAGLGKELNFLLRVTTIPGLAKLFSSPSKSGVAMLCKQAVYDSKLITDEIVEEFYQMATLPGAAEATLNLGRSNFNIWGQFYQSIADRLHTIEAPTLIIWGRQDPMVPVTHAQNAVKIISHAQLEIIEECGHWSPIEHPQKFNQLVLEFLS; from the coding sequence ATGAATCAAGCTGAACAATTGCAAGATCAGTATGTCAAAGTCGGCTCTGTAAATATCCGATATTGGCAAGCGGGAGAAAAAGGCAGCACGGTCATTTTGCTTCATGGTGGTGGCGGCTACATTGAGTTGTGGAAGTACAATATCCTTGAATTAGCCAAACATCATCGCGTTTATGCGTTTGATATGGTGGGTGCAGGTCGTTCCGATAAACCCGATGCTGCTCATTACACCTTTGACTTCATGGCTCAGTTCACGCGAGATTTTATGAAGGTTTTAGAGATACCCAAGGCAAATTTGATTGGAACTTCTGCGGGCGGTGGAGTAGCACTCACTTTAACGTTGAACTTCCCACAATTAGTTGAGCGACTAATTCTGGTTGGCAGTGCGGGTCTAGGGAAAGAACTTAATTTTCTGCTTCGAGTTACCACAATTCCTGGTTTAGCTAAGTTGTTTAGTTCACCAAGCAAATCAGGTGTAGCGATGTTGTGTAAACAGGCAGTGTACGACTCAAAACTAATCACTGATGAAATTGTCGAAGAGTTTTATCAAATGGCAACGCTTCCAGGAGCAGCAGAAGCAACATTAAATCTAGGTCGTTCAAATTTTAATATCTGGGGGCAATTCTATCAGTCAATTGCTGACAGATTGCATACTATCGAGGCTCCGACCCTAATTATTTGGGGCAGACAAGATCCGATGGTTCCTGTAACCCATGCTCAGAATGCCGTTAAGATTATTTCTCATGCTCAGTTGGAGATTATTGAGGAGTGCGGTCATTGGAGTCCGATTGAGCATCCACAAAAATTTAATCAGCTAGTTCTAGAGTTTCTATCGTGA
- a CDS encoding BON domain-containing protein, whose translation MSWLKRVCEEETISLIKTMDSGQSETCMSPGLTGEYDLSRREKAGERQPPPPPEYMGLEGEYDQLGLAKRVAEAFEQAPHINEIETLQIGQDGSTIVLKGSVPSQEILNHLEDIAAKVDGTKQVDTTQVTIAASSA comes from the coding sequence ATGAGTTGGCTAAAAAGAGTTTGTGAAGAAGAAACTATCAGCTTAATAAAGACAATGGACTCTGGGCAATCGGAAACGTGCATGAGTCCTGGGCTGACTGGTGAGTACGATCTCTCACGGCGCGAGAAGGCAGGAGAGCGTCAACCTCCTCCACCTCCTGAATATATGGGGCTTGAGGGTGAATACGATCAACTCGGTTTAGCTAAACGTGTAGCTGAAGCTTTCGAGCAAGCACCACATATCAATGAAATTGAAACTCTACAAATTGGTCAAGATGGTAGCACTATTGTCCTCAAGGGTTCTGTGCCAAGCCAGGAAATCCTAAATCATCTCGAAGATATAGCTGCCAAAGTAGATGGCACTAAGCAAGTTGACACGACCCAGGTTACGATTGCCGCCTCCTCAGCTTAG
- a CDS encoding ParM/StbA family protein yields the protein MTSIHGLQKIFPAGFDNGYGNLKLLVEGFDVVRIPSYISTADMEDVPGRVEFEGKAYTVGESAFRAGTHFERNTDSNENKVKNALTTLLGALAHLPHRKAWHLKMVVSLHDVGLAEELKQILNGEYQPILAGKPSEVKVEVLKVIPEGMGALFGQPLPKKLTVLDFGNGTTLFSRYNQGKREVHTPYPTGVEVLIDDIAQKMKHLNGGKVGDPAKIRYCLEMGHTKYSRDIDIKEIYISCLKDWYEKYLKKAVNLALDAKHSGDELWAIGGGCLLPGFTKLLEKNGFKVLDNPVEANAVGLLEMAKTIASKN from the coding sequence ATGACCAGTATTCACGGTTTACAAAAAATCTTCCCCGCAGGTTTTGACAATGGCTATGGAAATCTGAAACTTCTGGTTGAGGGCTTTGATGTCGTCCGCATCCCCAGCTATATCTCTACAGCCGACATGGAAGATGTACCAGGAAGAGTTGAGTTTGAAGGCAAGGCTTACACTGTTGGCGAATCAGCTTTCCGTGCTGGAACACATTTTGAACGCAACACCGACAGCAACGAAAACAAAGTCAAGAATGCACTGACGACTTTGCTGGGAGCATTAGCACATCTGCCACACCGCAAAGCATGGCATTTGAAGATGGTGGTCAGCTTACACGATGTTGGTCTAGCAGAAGAATTGAAACAAATACTTAATGGAGAATATCAGCCGATACTAGCGGGTAAACCATCCGAGGTTAAGGTGGAAGTGCTGAAGGTGATACCTGAAGGAATGGGAGCATTATTCGGACAGCCACTACCCAAAAAGTTAACTGTACTGGACTTTGGCAACGGTACAACTTTGTTTTCGCGTTACAACCAAGGAAAGCGGGAAGTACATACCCCCTACCCAACAGGAGTAGAAGTTCTCATTGACGATATTGCCCAAAAGATGAAGCATCTCAATGGGGGTAAGGTAGGAGATCCAGCCAAGATTCGCTACTGCTTGGAGATGGGGCATACCAAGTATAGTCGTGATATCGACATTAAAGAGATTTACATCTCATGTTTGAAAGACTGGTACGAAAAATATTTAAAGAAGGCTGTGAATCTGGCACTTGATGCCAAGCACTCTGGAGATGAACTCTGGGCAATAGGTGGTGGTTGTCTGTTACCGGGATTTACAAAGCTGCTAGAGAAAAACGGTTTCAAAGTTTTGGACAATCCGGTAGAGGCCAATGCCGTAGGGCTTCTAGAAATGGCGAAAACCATTGCCAGCAAGAACTAG
- a CDS encoding ParA family protein — MIIGLTNQKGGAGKTTISGHLAYWLSQRGSVIVVDADAQQSSTNWMKDLELPCKTMIDPDDLFDELPFLAQQYNAVVVDGPGSLSETTKAILARCDLALIPCKPAGLDMHSTSKMLRILRQAREMRGGMPYVGLFLNQAKKGTVLLKDAQRALSEKNTGFPLLKTMIFDLQVIADAPGQGTTVWGLNGATAKRASKDFETLFTEALGVMTNGKG, encoded by the coding sequence ATGATTATTGGATTGACGAATCAAAAAGGAGGAGCAGGAAAGACCACAATATCTGGGCATTTAGCTTATTGGTTAAGCCAGCGTGGTTCAGTAATTGTAGTCGATGCAGATGCACAGCAAAGCAGTACCAATTGGATGAAAGATTTAGAACTGCCTTGCAAAACGATGATCGACCCGGATGATTTGTTTGATGAATTACCATTTTTAGCACAACAGTATAATGCTGTTGTTGTAGATGGGCCGGGAAGCCTCAGCGAGACAACAAAAGCAATTCTAGCCAGATGTGATTTAGCTCTCATCCCGTGTAAACCTGCTGGGTTAGATATGCACAGTACCTCAAAGATGTTAAGGATTTTACGTCAAGCTAGAGAGATGAGAGGTGGGATGCCCTACGTAGGTTTATTTTTAAATCAAGCTAAGAAAGGAACTGTCTTATTAAAGGATGCTCAAAGAGCATTATCGGAGAAAAATACTGGTTTTCCCTTACTAAAGACAATGATATTTGACCTTCAGGTAATAGCTGATGCTCCAGGGCAAGGAACCACTGTTTGGGGATTAAATGGGGCGACGGCTAAACGCGCCTCTAAAGATTTTGAAACACTTTTTACCGAAGCTTTAGGAGTGATGACAAATGGCAAGGGATAG
- a CDS encoding ParB/RepB/Spo0J family partition protein, with the protein MARDRRLVEDFIFRNETNQTTATMPISLIVLPKQELRYYIDPKEVDKIVASARNNGILEPLLVRSISGSDKHEVVAGAKRYRAAQILELVEVPVVVRQLNDEEALEIALIENFARSELTDLEETDGVLRLLALKLKLKISEIPPLLHHIQNQQRGRSSANNVIGNDVIQAVQEVLTSLGNIKIDSFISNRLPLLNLPNEILEVLRQGKLEPSKAKAIAKVQNEDARRQLLSDAITSSWTLSQIKSKIKELEQQSKSQLAVQEDSVSLKELADDTLRRFRQSKIWEDPKKKTKLEKLLVQLNELMQTD; encoded by the coding sequence ATGGCAAGGGATAGGAGATTAGTTGAAGATTTCATTTTTAGAAACGAAACCAACCAAACGACGGCTACCATGCCTATAAGTTTAATCGTGCTACCTAAACAGGAACTGCGATACTACATTGACCCAAAAGAAGTAGATAAAATAGTCGCTAGTGCTAGAAACAATGGCATTCTTGAACCACTATTAGTTCGTTCTATTTCTGGAAGTGACAAACATGAAGTAGTAGCAGGAGCAAAACGTTATCGAGCAGCTCAGATACTTGAACTAGTTGAGGTTCCTGTAGTTGTTCGTCAACTTAATGATGAAGAAGCTTTAGAAATTGCACTGATTGAAAATTTTGCACGCTCAGAATTAACTGATTTAGAAGAAACAGATGGAGTATTACGTCTTTTAGCTCTCAAATTGAAGCTCAAGATATCGGAAATTCCGCCCCTGTTACATCATATTCAAAATCAGCAAAGAGGAAGGAGTTCTGCCAATAACGTTATTGGCAATGATGTAATTCAAGCAGTACAAGAGGTTTTAACATCGCTTGGCAATATAAAAATAGATTCATTTATCAGTAATCGGCTTCCGTTACTAAATCTGCCTAACGAGATTTTAGAGGTTTTACGCCAGGGAAAGTTGGAGCCTAGTAAAGCTAAAGCAATTGCCAAAGTTCAGAATGAGGATGCTAGGAGACAATTACTTTCAGATGCAATCACCTCTAGTTGGACATTAAGCCAAATCAAAAGCAAAATCAAAGAACTTGAGCAACAGTCTAAATCGCAGTTAGCTGTGCAAGAAGATTCAGTATCACTTAAAGAACTTGCAGATGATACTTTACGACGATTTAGACAGTCAAAAATTTGGGAAGACCCAAAGAAAAAGACAAAATTAGAAAAACTTTTAGTTCAATTAAATGAACTTATGCAAACAGACTGA
- a CDS encoding AAA family ATPase, with product MDLFDQNLINQIQTQAPLAARMRPRTLDEFVGQEHIIGPGRLLRRAISLDQLSSLIFYGPPGTGKTTLARVIANTTRAHFLAINAVLSGVKEIRAAIDTAQEQRKFHNQRTILFVDEVHRFNKSQQDALLPWVENGTVTLIGATTENPYFEVNKALVSRSRIFQLKPLNDEDLYKVVNQTLTDEQRGYGQLKVQIDDEALKHLVNVANGDARSLLNALELAVETTPPDETGIIHINLAVAEESIQQRAVLYDKEGDVHFDTISAFIKSLRGSDPDAALYWLAKMVYAGEDPRFIFRRMLILASEDVGLADPNAVVVVNACNEAFDRVGMPEGRYHLAQAALYLATASKSNSVMGFFDALAAIEQEKEAEVPNNLRDANRDKKGFGHGAGYLYPHAYRDHWVAQQYLPASLQGQVFYQPSLQGREREISTEVSRRREAQLAALVEGSAVAPLEILTYATTDRASERWLQRTLSQVGTQLATVRDRIFDLAQLQRHHVVLDLNAGSGLLTWEALRQTPEGGVYACVRTSKDANALSQQAASLKELIRPQILQASLSDLVEVITQQAANVQFDCIIGRNVLVSELDKLSAVQEIAKILPQTGKLVFAETVPRYTQRFYRLLEAHLVDSKLYKRLISAEEAIYDDGSDPMLNWDMDDLRDVFKLAGLEADVIVEPNSTQMHISSHFLERLFTDSSNRPSYAQRLRRNLTPEELEKLKGIFTQYFLNQTILWESTIAFIRVNRD from the coding sequence ATGGATTTATTTGACCAAAATTTAATCAACCAAATTCAAACCCAAGCACCGTTAGCCGCACGAATGCGTCCACGAACACTGGATGAGTTTGTTGGGCAAGAGCATATTATTGGCCCTGGTAGGCTGTTACGACGAGCAATCAGCTTAGATCAGCTATCATCACTGATTTTCTACGGGCCGCCAGGAACGGGAAAAACGACTCTAGCTCGTGTGATAGCCAATACAACTCGCGCTCATTTTCTGGCAATAAATGCCGTTCTCTCAGGTGTCAAAGAAATTAGAGCCGCGATTGACACAGCGCAAGAACAACGTAAATTTCATAATCAACGAACTATTCTGTTTGTGGATGAGGTTCATCGTTTTAATAAATCACAGCAGGATGCTTTGTTGCCTTGGGTAGAGAATGGGACAGTAACATTAATAGGCGCGACTACAGAAAATCCTTACTTTGAAGTTAATAAGGCTTTGGTGAGCCGCTCACGGATTTTTCAACTCAAACCACTCAATGACGAGGATTTGTACAAAGTTGTAAATCAAACCCTAACTGATGAACAAAGAGGTTATGGCCAGTTAAAAGTACAAATTGATGATGAAGCGTTAAAGCATTTAGTAAATGTTGCTAACGGAGATGCGCGTTCACTACTAAATGCGTTGGAATTAGCAGTGGAAACTACACCACCTGATGAAACTGGAATAATTCACATCAATTTAGCAGTAGCAGAAGAGTCAATACAGCAACGCGCAGTTTTATACGATAAGGAAGGAGATGTTCATTTCGATACAATAAGTGCGTTTATCAAAAGTTTGCGTGGTTCAGATCCTGATGCGGCATTATATTGGCTGGCAAAAATGGTTTATGCAGGAGAAGACCCACGATTTATCTTCCGGCGAATGCTAATTCTAGCGAGTGAGGATGTAGGATTGGCTGACCCAAATGCTGTAGTCGTGGTAAATGCGTGTAATGAAGCCTTTGACCGAGTGGGAATGCCAGAAGGGCGTTATCATTTGGCACAAGCAGCGCTGTACTTAGCGACAGCATCAAAGTCAAACAGTGTAATGGGATTTTTTGATGCGTTGGCAGCGATTGAGCAAGAAAAAGAGGCAGAAGTTCCTAACAATTTGAGAGATGCGAACCGAGATAAAAAAGGTTTTGGGCATGGGGCTGGTTATCTTTATCCTCATGCTTATCGAGATCACTGGGTAGCACAGCAATATTTACCCGCCAGCTTACAAGGGCAAGTATTCTATCAACCTTCACTACAAGGACGAGAACGAGAAATCAGTACCGAAGTGTCTCGTCGTCGAGAAGCTCAACTGGCTGCATTAGTTGAAGGGAGCGCGGTTGCTCCTCTAGAGATATTAACTTACGCTACTACTGACCGAGCTAGTGAACGTTGGTTGCAAAGGACGCTTTCTCAAGTAGGTACACAGTTAGCCACAGTGCGCGATCGCATTTTTGACTTAGCACAATTGCAACGCCACCATGTGGTACTGGATCTCAATGCCGGAAGTGGTTTACTAACTTGGGAAGCGCTAAGGCAAACTCCTGAAGGTGGAGTTTATGCCTGTGTTCGCACCAGCAAAGATGCTAATGCGCTATCCCAACAGGCAGCGTCCCTCAAAGAACTAATACGTCCACAAATTTTACAAGCCTCTCTCTCTGATTTAGTTGAGGTTATAACTCAGCAAGCTGCAAATGTACAATTTGATTGTATTATTGGACGCAATGTTTTAGTTTCTGAACTTGATAAGTTAAGTGCCGTTCAAGAGATAGCAAAAATACTACCTCAAACAGGAAAGCTTGTATTTGCAGAGACTGTACCGCGTTACACTCAAAGGTTTTATCGTTTACTAGAGGCTCACCTAGTAGATAGCAAGTTATACAAACGCTTAATATCGGCAGAAGAAGCAATTTATGATGACGGCTCCGACCCCATGCTCAATTGGGATATGGATGACTTGCGTGATGTTTTTAAATTAGCCGGGCTAGAGGCAGATGTAATTGTTGAACCAAATTCAACGCAAATGCACATTAGTAGCCATTTTCTGGAACGTTTGTTTACAGATAGCAGTAATCGACCAAGTTATGCACAACGCCTTCGACGAAATTTAACACCAGAGGAATTAGAAAAGCTCAAGGGGATATTTACACAGTATTTCCTTAATCAAACAATTCTTTGGGAAAGTACTATCGCTTTTATTCGAGTAAACAGAGATTGA
- a CDS encoding RNA polymerase sigma factor, RpoD/SigA family — MSLQPDSVGIYLREISKYPMLTPEQEIICARQVQQMMAVQQHQQQRQEQLHRQLTLAELATDMGKSETEVSQILRLGQKAKEKMIAANLRLVVAIAKKYRWSQLEFLDLVQEGSIGLQKAVERFDPNRGYKFSTCAYWWIRQEITKAIANKSTTIRTPSHMNDRLIKLKKVQRERARMLGRYPTIAEIAEFAELRPDQVKECLIAFRQPLSLDTPMGQEDEVDFWEILPSDVASPDEYLDEGLMRQDLANCLLTLKPLQRQVLMLRFGLGSVDKLSTKQIAARLNIKQAKVGTTQKQAIKVLHRKQPQMREYLA; from the coding sequence ATGTCCCTCCAGCCAGATAGCGTAGGCATCTACTTACGAGAAATCTCTAAATATCCCATGCTGACTCCAGAGCAAGAGATTATATGCGCTAGGCAAGTACAGCAGATGATGGCAGTACAGCAGCATCAACAACAGAGGCAAGAGCAACTACATCGTCAGTTAACTTTGGCAGAACTAGCTACTGACATGGGGAAAAGCGAAACTGAAGTATCCCAGATTCTGCGGTTAGGGCAGAAGGCTAAAGAAAAGATGATTGCGGCTAATCTGCGACTAGTAGTAGCGATCGCTAAAAAGTATCGTTGGAGTCAACTAGAATTTCTAGATTTAGTACAAGAAGGTTCTATTGGGTTGCAAAAAGCAGTCGAGAGATTTGACCCAAACCGAGGGTACAAGTTTTCGACCTGCGCTTACTGGTGGATTCGACAAGAAATTACAAAGGCGATCGCTAACAAGTCCACTACCATAAGAACACCAAGTCACATGAATGACCGATTGATTAAACTCAAAAAAGTACAACGAGAAAGAGCGAGAATGCTGGGGCGATATCCCACAATTGCAGAAATAGCAGAATTTGCCGAACTTCGCCCAGACCAAGTAAAAGAATGTTTAATTGCATTTCGCCAGCCTCTGTCCTTAGATACACCAATGGGGCAAGAAGATGAAGTTGATTTTTGGGAAATTCTACCTAGCGATGTTGCTTCCCCAGATGAATATCTAGACGAAGGATTGATGCGGCAAGATTTGGCAAATTGTTTGCTCACACTTAAACCACTGCAAAGACAGGTGCTGATGTTGCGCTTTGGTTTGGGGAGTGTTGACAAGCTCTCTACTAAACAAATTGCCGCAAGACTCAACATAAAACAAGCAAAAGTTGGGACGACTCAAAAACAGGCGATAAAAGTTTTGCATCGCAAGCAGCCGCAGATGCGAGAGTATTTAGCTTGA